In Helicoverpa armigera isolate CAAS_96S chromosome 20, ASM3070526v1, whole genome shotgun sequence, one DNA window encodes the following:
- the LOC110373432 gene encoding zinc finger protein-like 1 homolog has protein sequence MGLCKCPKRRVTNQFCFEHRVNVCEYCMVTSHPKCIIQSYLQWLQDSDYNPICEICTKTLSEGECIRLTCYHVFHWACAEARYRALPRTTAPAGYQCPSCATPVFPPPNLVSPVADELREKLAGVNWARAGLGLPLLSEDQDMKGAAGRRSQSPIDHHSPFYTSTVDNQRGTPVGASDDESSGRSANGTPHSIVQIPDDPVNIYDSTSIKRNDNLQGGQAPRKSIKSSEPPKLSTNYDHDENKYKQKSTFAWISRWWKNSLPSSRVRRAGGIYRRYWIMLFVLIAVIVVLVLLSRRDVDEENPFGFIQDDNKRVLQKN, from the exons GAGCACAGAGTTAATGTTTGTGAATATTGTATGGTGACGAGTCACCCGAAG TGCATAATACAGTCATATTTGCAATGGTTACAAGACAGTGATTATAATCCCATATGTGAAATTTGCACAAAAACCCTAAGCGAGGGCGAATGTATTCGTCTTACATGTTATC ATGTATTCCACTGGGCATGTGCTGAGGCACGATACAGGGCTCTGCCCCGCACAACAGCTCCCGCAGGCTACCAGTGTCCATCATGTGCCACACCCGTGTTTCCCCCTCCCAACCTAGTCTCCCCTGTGGCTGATGAGCTCAGGGAAAAGTTGGCTGGAGTTAACTGGGCCAGAGCAGGCTTGGGTCTACCTCTG CTTTCAGAAGACCAAGATATGAAAGGCGCAGCGGGGCGCAGAAGTCAATCTCCAATCGACCATCATTCTCCCTTCTACACAAGCACTGTAGATAATCAACGAGGCACCCCAGTCGGCGCCAGCGATGACGAGTCTAGTGGCCGCTCCGCTAATGGCACACCACATTCCATCGTCCAAATACCCGATGACCCTGTCAATATCTATGATAGCACTTCCATTAAGAGGAATGACAATTTACAAG GTGGTCAAGCTCCAAGGAAAAGCATTAAATCTAGTGAACCCCCTAAACTGTCTACTAACTATGATCATGATGAAAACAAGTACAAACAAAAGTCAACCTTTGCTTGGATCAGCAGATGGTGGAA gaACTCACTCCCATCTTCTCGAGTGCGAAGAGCTGGAGGTATCTATCGACGTTATTGGATCATGCTATTTGTTTTGATAGCAGTAATTGTGGTCCTCGTGCTACTAAGCCGCCGAGACGTAGATGAAGAAAACCCCTTCGGTTTCATTCAAGATGACAACAAGAGAGtactacaaaaaaactaa
- the LOC110373431 gene encoding tubulin--tyrosine ligase-like protein 12 yields the protein MDGISTYNNFLALHKPQLVLSGVPEHFWPSVCKKITDQIFDAGLTFQLVQIDYEGTEKMPYDPLWSVIAIRDIECSDASHIYLIDHAWTFKANSIRNNLRVVPGLLERMCSMMLISANSTEEQIEEVSKAMWKYAHTYAIGGSDFSIEDRVPVWYVLDELGSGITHSDTPNFRAVPFIYVPEQLTYTLLFPIKDIEEGDMVTRNFVEGHYSDPMQKEAMLIPWKHYDYFGEDFAQVEPSSKYFLEGHIVETLPELELLKERDTPSKLKVFSEYRYINEYLTAPEFEIVDNENDADVLWYLNHFKEFQDLSVQSPHKFVNQFPFEYVMTIKDLLAVIARRTSEKYSKDCNSLETYPVWLPTTFNMKTELPKLVAYYMQRKKAGLDNHWICKPYNLARGLDTYISDNLDFLCRLPLTGPKIAQKYIDNPVLFERPDVGQVKFDIRYVILLNSVNPTEVYVYNNFFLRFANKPFSLDNFEEYEKHFTVMNYSESAPLFKLLCADFKEAWSRQFANYDWADVEKSIFEMIAELFTAATSKAPPCGIAKSPQSRALYAADIMLSWRNKGSEKVIQPIFLEMNWMPDCRRACEYYPDFYNDIFSVMFLNKEVDTCTKVM from the coding sequence ATGGATGGGATATCCACTTACAACAATTTCTTAGCGTTACACAAACCCCAACTAGTGCTATCTGGAGTACCTGAACATTTTTGGCCATCAGTATGTAAGAAAATCACTGACCAAATATTTGATGCTGGTTTAACATTTCAACTCGTACAAATAGATTATGAAGGCACTGAAAAAATGCCTTATGATCCTTTATGGAGTGTGATAGCCATTCGGGATATAGAGTGCTCAGATGCTAGCCATATATACTTAATTGACCATGCATGGACGTTCAAGGCGAATAgtattagaaataatttaagagTTGTGCCGGGGCTTTTGGAAAGAATGTGCAGTATGATGCTTATATCGGCAAATTCAACGGAGGAACAAATCGAAGAGGTCTCTAAGGCTATGTGGAAGTATGCACATACTTATGCAATTGGAGGGAGTGACTTTTCAATTGAAGACAGGGTTCCAGTCTGGTATGTTTTGGATGAACTGGGTTCTGGTATTACCCACTCTGATACTCCCAATTTTCGTGCAGTGCCTTTTATATATGTGCCTGAGCAATTAACTTATACTTTACTTTTTCCAATTAAGGATATAGAAGAAGGTGATATGGTTACAAGGAATTTTGTGGAGGGTCATTACTCTGATCCCATGCAGAAAGAAGCTATGCTTATTCCCTGGAAACACTATGATTACTTTGGGGAAGATTTTGCCCAAGTGGAGCCAAGCTCAAAATATTTTCTGGAGGGTCACATAGTGGAAACACTTCCAGAGCTAGAATTGTTAAAAGAAAGAGATACTCCTTCTAAGCTGAAAGTATTCTCAGAGTACAGATACATAAATGAATATTTGACAGCTCCTGAGTTTGAGATAGTTGATAATGAAAATGATGCAGATGTATTGTGGTACTTGAATCATTTTAAAGAATTTCAGGATTTGAGTGTCCAATCACCACACAAATTCGTTAATCAGTTCCCTTTTGAATATGTTATGACAATAAAGGATCTGTTGGCAGTTATTGCAAGAAGGACTTctgaaaaatattctaaagaTTGCAATTCTCTAGAGACATATCCAGTTTGGTTgcctactacttttaatatgaaaactgAATTACCAAAACTTGTAGCTTATTATATGCAAAGGAAAAAAGCTGGATTAGATAATCACTGGATCTGCAAGCCATATAATCTAGCAAGAGGCCTAGACACCTACATCAGTGataatttagattttctttGCAGGTTACCTCTGACAGGACCCAAAATTGCTCAGAAATACATTGATAATCCTGTTCTTTTTGAAAGGCCAGATGTAGGTCAGGTGAAATTTGACATACGCTATGTTATTCTTTTGAATTCTGTTAATCCAACAGAAGTTTATGTGTACAACAACTTCTTCCTCAGGTTTGCTAATAAACCATTCTCTTTAGACAACTTTGAGGAATATGAAAAACACTTCACTGTTATGAACTACAGTGAGAGTGCACcactttttaaattgttatgtgCAGACTTCAAAGAGGCGTGGTCCAGGCAGTTTGCCAATTATGATTGGGCAGATGTTGAAAAATCAATATTTGAGATGATTGCAGAGTTGTTCACTGCAGCTACGTCTAAGGCGCCTCCATGTGGAATAGCAAAGAGCCCACAATCTAGGGCTCTGTATGCTGCTGATATCATGCTAAGTTGGAGAAACAAGGGTAGTGAAAAAGTCATTCAGCCCATATTCTTAGAGATGAATTGGATGCCAGACTGCCGGCGCGCGTGCGAGTACTACCCCGACTTCTATAACGATATTTTCTCTGTCATGTTCTTGAACAAAGAAGTTGACACATGTACGAAAGTAATGTAA